In Gemmatimonadota bacterium, the following proteins share a genomic window:
- a CDS encoding MBG domain-containing protein, with amino-acid sequence ITTAQGHSLTNVPISWTVTAGGGTIAREDTVGGSLVCNATVGSSFDAVTNTSGKSHACWTLGAIAGTNTVTATASAGGDAPAGVTFVATGTSWTTTAAKAVATLTLSGLDQTYNGDAKSVTVTTTPASLSLVNVTYGGSTTAPKTAGSYAVVATLDNPSYQGTASGTLVIAQASQLPLSITSPAPGAAFGGTVQLSTDGGSGTGTVTYDATGSTACTVTAGGLVSITHGTGTCSVTASKAADTNYGSVSSSAFTLTVSKKNTTITLSNLGYTYDTTPKSATATTDPAGLAGVAITYDASATAPTNAGNYAVAASLDNPDYAAPTVTGTLTIAKANQATLLVNAPPSATFNSGTVQLTTSGGNGGGAVTYDASTTPLVCSVNATSGALTILVGTGSCVVSAAKAGDTNYNGTTSATASITLNKGSQSITFSPLGGKTYGDAAFSVNATASSSLAVSFAAGATDKCTVSGNTVTLTGAGNCTITASQAGNGNFAAATPVPQTFAIAQKAATATAGSGSMNFGSAVPSLPCVVSGLLGSDAVTCSTTVPAITVGTLVTTASLNAAAAATNYLWNYVDGALVVNSLVYTQYNCFASPMTSTAAAAKTAEHNSTVPLKCKLLDGSGRPVSTAKGNLTVQDKGKDGTTNGSTVFSATNVFRYMTSDDADEGQNYYQYNLSTSTNSYTRGHYYLVTATWTDGSTTKGWIFVK; translated from the coding sequence AATCACCACGGCCCAGGGTCATTCGCTGACCAATGTGCCCATCAGTTGGACCGTGACGGCCGGTGGTGGCACCATCGCGCGTGAGGACACCGTGGGTGGATCGCTTGTGTGCAACGCGACGGTGGGCTCTTCATTCGACGCGGTCACAAACACTTCAGGCAAGTCGCACGCCTGCTGGACGCTTGGCGCCATTGCGGGGACGAACACCGTCACCGCGACGGCAAGTGCCGGTGGCGATGCGCCGGCGGGTGTGACGTTTGTGGCGACCGGCACCAGCTGGACGACGACCGCCGCCAAAGCCGTCGCGACGCTTACGCTCAGCGGGCTCGATCAGACGTATAACGGTGACGCCAAGAGCGTGACGGTCACTACTACACCTGCCTCGCTTTCGCTGGTCAACGTGACCTACGGCGGCTCAACGACAGCACCGAAAACCGCCGGTAGCTATGCGGTGGTCGCCACGCTCGACAATCCGAGTTATCAGGGAACGGCGAGTGGCACACTCGTAATCGCGCAGGCATCTCAGTTGCCGCTCAGCATCACATCGCCGGCTCCGGGTGCGGCGTTTGGCGGAACGGTGCAGTTGTCCACCGATGGCGGCAGCGGCACTGGTACCGTGACGTACGACGCTACGGGCTCAACGGCATGCACGGTCACTGCCGGTGGACTCGTGAGCATCACGCACGGCACCGGCACGTGCTCCGTTACGGCCTCGAAGGCTGCCGACACGAACTACGGCTCCGTCAGCTCGAGCGCGTTCACGCTCACGGTGAGCAAAAAGAACACAACGATCACGCTGAGCAATCTCGGTTACACGTACGACACCACACCCAAGAGTGCGACGGCGACGACGGACCCGGCTGGACTCGCCGGCGTCGCCATTACATATGATGCGAGCGCTACGGCTCCGACGAATGCCGGGAACTACGCCGTCGCCGCATCGCTCGATAATCCGGATTACGCCGCGCCGACCGTGACGGGAACGCTCACGATCGCCAAGGCCAACCAGGCAACGCTGCTCGTGAATGCGCCGCCCTCGGCCACGTTCAACAGCGGCACGGTGCAGTTGACCACGAGCGGTGGCAACGGCGGCGGCGCGGTGACGTATGACGCCAGCACCACACCACTTGTCTGCTCGGTGAACGCGACCTCTGGGGCGCTGACGATTCTCGTCGGTACCGGTTCGTGCGTGGTATCCGCGGCCAAGGCCGGTGACACAAACTACAATGGCACAACGTCTGCCACGGCCTCCATCACGCTGAACAAGGGCAGTCAGAGCATCACCTTCAGCCCACTAGGCGGCAAAACGTATGGCGATGCCGCGTTCAGTGTGAATGCGACGGCTTCTTCATCGTTGGCGGTGAGCTTCGCGGCGGGCGCAACGGACAAGTGCACAGTCTCGGGTAACACCGTCACGCTCACGGGCGCCGGAAACTGCACCATCACCGCTTCGCAGGCTGGCAACGGAAACTTTGCTGCCGCCACGCCGGTGCCGCAGACCTTTGCGATTGCCCAAAAGGCAGCAACGGCGACCGCGGGCAGCGGCAGTATGAACTTCGGCTCGGCGGTGCCGTCGCTCCCGTGCGTGGTGAGCGGCCTGCTCGGCTCGGACGCCGTGACGTGCAGCACCACGGTACCAGCCATCACGGTTGGCACGCTCGTCACCACGGCGTCGCTGAATGCGGCGGCGGCCGCGACGAACTATTTGTGGAACTACGTTGATGGCGCGCTTGTCGTGAACAGTCTGGTCTACACGCAGTACAACTGCTTTGCCTCGCCAATGACGAGCACCGCGGCGGCGGCCAAGACGGCAGAGCACAACTCCACGGTGCCGCTCAAGTGCAAGCTGCTGGATGGGAGCGGTCGTCCGGTGTCAACGGCCAAGGGCAATCTGACCGTTCAGGATAAGGGCAAAGACGGCACGACGAACGGCTCCACCGTATTCTCGGCGACAAACGTCTTCAGGTACATGACGTCCGACGATGCCGACGAAGGACAGAACTACTATCAGTACAACCTGTCCACCTCCACGAACAGCTACACGAGGGGTCACTACTACCTCGTGACCGCCACGTGGACCGACGGTTCCACCACGAAGGGCTGGATCTTCGTCAAGTAG
- a CDS encoding DinB family protein encodes MNLRSLLVLACVSTPLFAQGKPASSPMADARELWKGVTEYIVQSAVDMPEEKFAFKPTPAVRSFGELIGHVAGSQRMFCAIAMGEKPPAEDAVEKAAKTKAALIDAMKSSNAYCAKAYAQTDAASAATVDLFGAPHSRLFTLLENATHDNEHYGNLVTYLRMNNLVPPSSKPAK; translated from the coding sequence ATGAATCTCCGTTCTCTGTTGGTGCTCGCCTGCGTGAGCACGCCATTGTTTGCGCAGGGCAAGCCGGCATCATCGCCCATGGCCGATGCTCGCGAACTCTGGAAAGGCGTGACCGAGTACATCGTGCAGTCCGCGGTTGACATGCCGGAAGAGAAGTTCGCGTTTAAGCCGACGCCTGCGGTGCGGTCGTTCGGTGAGTTGATCGGCCATGTCGCCGGATCGCAGCGGATGTTCTGCGCCATCGCGATGGGTGAGAAGCCTCCCGCCGAAGATGCGGTCGAGAAAGCCGCCAAGACGAAGGCCGCGCTCATCGACGCCATGAAGAGCTCGAATGCGTACTGCGCCAAAGCCTACGCGCAGACCGATGCGGCGTCGGCCGCGACGGTGGATCTGTTCGGTGCACCGCACTCGCGCCTGTTCACGCTGCTGGAGAATGCAACGCACGACAACGAACACTACGGCAACCTCGTGACGTATCTCCGCATGAACAACCTGGTGCCTCCCTCGAGCAAGCCGGCGAAATAA
- a CDS encoding multicopper oxidase domain-containing protein gives MHRSKRFAALIPLVLLTAGARPVRAPESIHANENRVAAGTLANGVWTVRLETRTGIWQPEGPEGRAITVGAFAEVGKAATAPGPLIRVRAGTTVHVLLQNNYDAPLTVSGFGKTRGASDSTVIAPHASADLRFVAASPGTYYYTAHRPPQGGNVAPEDLQLGGAIVVDPASGSAADRVFVIGWWLTVDPKSPTGLGRGTMTINGLSWPHTERLDYAQGDSVRWRVVNLTGADHPMHLHGFYFRVNARGDGITDSLYTAEQQKMEVTQIVDPGATMAVAWRATQPGNWIFHCHYATHLSTTVALDTENGEIDESMAEHHMSDRPHQMYGLVMGIRVEPRGVQAAAPTGARPIRLIVREQPKVYGNQPGFSFVLGGTPDELNRDAMPVPGPTLVLERGKPVAITIINHSIDRAAVHWHGIELESYPDGVPGWSGAGTNVLPSIGPGDSITVRFTPPRAGSFMYHSHFNELRQISAGLYGSIVVVEPGTRLNTETDRLLFFGTAGYGINPVFGPYPAFVMNGQTQPEPMNLKVGTKYRFRLFNLAGDEPLLVSLNAGATPTAWLPVAKDGYPLQAAQVKSQAAKLVFDPGEIYDYEFTPTASGELTLSFGPVPDPPGTPPLPPIFQPRAPRVTVQVHVHQ, from the coding sequence ATGCATCGTTCGAAGCGCTTTGCCGCGCTCATTCCGCTCGTGCTGTTAACCGCCGGCGCACGTCCCGTACGTGCCCCAGAGAGTATTCACGCCAATGAAAACCGGGTCGCCGCTGGCACGCTGGCAAATGGCGTGTGGACCGTGCGGCTCGAAACACGCACTGGCATCTGGCAACCAGAAGGCCCGGAAGGTCGGGCAATCACGGTTGGAGCATTCGCGGAAGTCGGCAAAGCGGCAACCGCCCCAGGACCACTGATTCGCGTGCGCGCAGGAACAACAGTGCACGTCCTCCTCCAGAACAACTACGACGCGCCGCTCACGGTGTCCGGATTTGGTAAGACGCGCGGAGCGTCTGACAGTACCGTCATTGCGCCCCATGCTTCGGCCGACCTGCGTTTCGTTGCCGCTTCGCCAGGCACGTACTACTACACGGCGCATCGTCCACCCCAGGGCGGAAACGTTGCTCCTGAAGATTTGCAACTCGGCGGCGCGATCGTCGTAGATCCTGCGAGCGGGTCGGCGGCAGACCGCGTATTCGTGATTGGTTGGTGGCTCACGGTTGACCCCAAGAGTCCGACCGGATTGGGGCGCGGCACCATGACCATCAACGGACTCTCGTGGCCGCATACCGAACGGCTCGACTACGCGCAGGGTGATTCGGTGCGCTGGCGCGTGGTGAATCTCACGGGCGCCGATCATCCGATGCATCTGCACGGATTCTATTTTCGTGTGAATGCGCGAGGCGATGGGATCACCGACTCGCTCTACACGGCCGAACAGCAGAAGATGGAAGTCACGCAAATCGTCGACCCAGGTGCCACCATGGCTGTGGCCTGGCGCGCGACGCAGCCTGGCAACTGGATCTTTCATTGCCATTATGCGACCCATCTCTCCACCACCGTAGCGCTCGACACGGAAAATGGAGAGATCGACGAATCGATGGCCGAGCATCATATGTCTGATCGGCCGCATCAGATGTATGGACTCGTGATGGGGATTCGCGTGGAGCCACGCGGCGTACAGGCCGCCGCGCCCACTGGGGCGCGTCCTATTCGGCTGATCGTGCGCGAGCAGCCGAAGGTGTACGGCAATCAACCTGGATTTTCATTTGTACTTGGCGGCACACCTGACGAACTGAATCGCGATGCGATGCCCGTGCCCGGCCCAACGCTGGTTCTTGAGCGCGGAAAGCCGGTGGCCATCACGATCATCAATCACTCGATTGACCGTGCCGCGGTGCACTGGCACGGCATTGAACTGGAGAGCTACCCCGACGGCGTTCCGGGGTGGAGCGGTGCCGGCACCAATGTGCTGCCGTCTATCGGACCCGGCGATTCCATTACCGTGCGCTTCACGCCGCCGCGCGCGGGCTCGTTTATGTATCACTCGCATTTCAACGAACTGCGGCAAATCAGCGCGGGGTTGTACGGCTCCATTGTTGTGGTAGAGCCCGGCACACGCCTCAACACGGAAACCGACCGTCTGCTGTTCTTTGGCACTGCGGGCTACGGCATCAATCCGGTCTTTGGCCCGTACCCGGCATTTGTGATGAATGGCCAAACACAACCGGAGCCGATGAACCTCAAGGTAGGAACGAAGTATCGGTTCCGGCTTTTCAATCTCGCCGGTGACGAGCCGCTCCTCGTATCATTGAACGCAGGTGCCACACCAACGGCTTGGCTCCCAGTCGCAAAGGACGGATATCCACTGCAGGCAGCACAGGTCAAGTCGCAAGCGGCCAAATTGGTGTTCGATCCGGGCGAAATATATGATTACGAGTTCACCCCCACGGCCTCCGGCGAGCTGACGCTCTCCTTTGGTCCGGTGCCAGATCCGCCAGGCACACCACCATTGCCGCCGATATTTCAGCCGCGCGCACCCAGGGTAACCGTGCAAGTGCACGTGCATCAGTAG
- the tesB gene encoding acyl-CoA thioesterase II, translated as MPDTTAKLLALLDLEPLEVNIYRGTNRDLGTGRVFGGQVFAQALVAAQRTVEGPRVAHSAHGYFILPGDLSAPIVYFVDRLRDGASFTTRRVTAIQHGRAIFNLSASFHIEEPGLSHHAEMPDVPDPESLAPELSLIREMAHQIPELLRPVLTQDRPIDWRPVQPLSPFESEKRPPVRHTWFRALGTLPDDAWIHQAVLAYASDYGLLPTALQPHGVPFRSRGLQIASLDHSVWMHRAFRVDEWLLYAMDSPVAAGARGFVRGSIYTQSGELVASVAQEGLLRMREPK; from the coding sequence ATGCCTGATACCACCGCCAAACTCCTCGCCCTGCTCGACCTCGAACCGCTCGAGGTCAATATCTACCGCGGCACCAACCGCGACCTTGGCACCGGCCGCGTCTTTGGCGGCCAAGTGTTTGCGCAGGCGCTGGTCGCTGCTCAGCGCACAGTAGAAGGGCCGCGCGTCGCGCACTCCGCGCACGGCTATTTTATTCTGCCCGGTGATCTCAGCGCCCCGATTGTGTATTTCGTAGATCGGTTGCGCGACGGCGCGAGCTTCACCACGCGTCGCGTGACCGCCATTCAACATGGACGCGCGATCTTCAATCTCTCCGCGTCGTTCCATATCGAAGAGCCGGGGCTCTCGCACCATGCGGAGATGCCGGATGTGCCAGATCCCGAGTCGCTGGCGCCTGAGTTGAGCCTCATTCGCGAAATGGCGCACCAAATTCCAGAGCTGTTGCGGCCCGTGCTGACGCAGGATCGTCCCATTGACTGGCGTCCCGTGCAGCCGCTCTCGCCATTCGAATCGGAAAAACGTCCACCCGTGCGCCATACCTGGTTCCGTGCACTCGGCACGCTGCCCGATGACGCGTGGATTCATCAGGCCGTGCTCGCGTATGCGTCAGACTACGGATTGCTTCCCACGGCGCTACAGCCGCACGGCGTTCCGTTTCGTTCGCGCGGCCTGCAGATCGCGTCGCTCGACCACTCGGTATGGATGCACCGCGCGTTCCGCGTGGATGAATGGTTGCTCTATGCCATGGATAGCCCAGTCGCCGCCGGCGCGCGCGGCTTTGTGCGTGGGTCGATCTACACGCAGAGTGGTGAACTCGTAGCGTCTGTAGCGCAGGAAGGATTGCTGCGCATGCGCGAACCGAAGTAA
- a CDS encoding amidohydrolase family protein, which translates to MRLASAVFTFTAVLAVSQPAFAQQPTNGRGGGRGGNTIAPGESCPPGSTEIRPRLCREPDFPAPSILDYRPHSTLTTPAHKVPQAKYPAIDFHGHPQGLLGSAESIASLGASLDSLNVRMMVAADNMSGDRLQRAMAVINASPKMKDRVRVLAGVNFSNVGPGWAERAIKQLEADVAAGAVGVGEIPKSLGLNVKKPDGSRLKIDDPELDPIWDACARLKLPVFIHTADPQEFFEPIDSKNERWLELALFSDRRYPPERFPKFEDLMTERDNLFRKHPKTTFVAAHMAWYANDLGRLGKLLTDYPNVYTELGAVLYDLGRQPRGAHDFFITYQDRILFGKDSFQPEEYPYYWRVFETHDEYFDYYRGYHAFWKLYGIDLPDAVLKKVYFQNALKLTPGIPQSGWPR; encoded by the coding sequence GTGCGCCTCGCGTCAGCCGTCTTCACATTCACCGCAGTACTGGCCGTAAGCCAGCCCGCCTTTGCCCAACAACCGACCAACGGTCGCGGCGGCGGTCGCGGTGGCAACACGATAGCGCCTGGCGAGAGCTGCCCACCGGGCTCTACCGAGATTCGGCCACGCCTCTGCCGCGAGCCGGACTTTCCGGCACCCAGTATTCTCGATTATCGCCCGCACTCCACGCTCACGACCCCCGCACACAAAGTGCCGCAGGCGAAGTACCCGGCCATCGATTTCCACGGCCATCCGCAGGGATTGCTGGGCTCCGCCGAAAGCATTGCGAGCCTTGGGGCGTCGCTCGATAGCCTCAACGTGCGCATGATGGTCGCCGCCGACAACATGTCCGGCGATCGCCTGCAGCGCGCGATGGCGGTGATCAACGCCTCGCCAAAAATGAAGGATCGCGTCCGCGTGCTGGCTGGCGTGAACTTCAGTAACGTTGGGCCGGGCTGGGCCGAGCGCGCCATCAAGCAGCTCGAAGCCGACGTCGCCGCGGGCGCCGTAGGCGTCGGTGAAATTCCAAAAAGCCTCGGCCTCAACGTCAAAAAGCCCGATGGCAGCCGTCTCAAAATTGACGATCCTGAACTCGATCCAATCTGGGACGCCTGCGCGCGTCTCAAGCTGCCGGTGTTCATCCACACGGCCGACCCGCAGGAGTTCTTCGAGCCCATCGACTCCAAGAACGAACGGTGGCTCGAACTCGCGCTCTTCTCCGATCGTCGCTATCCGCCGGAACGCTTCCCGAAGTTCGAAGATTTGATGACGGAGCGCGACAACCTGTTCCGCAAACATCCCAAGACGACGTTCGTCGCCGCGCATATGGCGTGGTACGCCAACGACCTCGGCCGCCTCGGCAAACTGCTCACCGACTACCCGAACGTCTACACGGAACTCGGCGCGGTGCTGTACGACCTCGGCCGTCAGCCGCGCGGCGCGCACGATTTCTTTATCACCTACCAAGATCGCATTCTCTTTGGCAAAGACTCCTTTCAGCCAGAAGAGTATCCGTACTATTGGCGCGTGTTCGAAACGCATGACGAATACTTCGATTACTATCGCGGCTATCACGCCTTCTGGAAACTGTACGGCATCGATCTGCCGGATGCCGTCCTGAAGAAGGTGTACTTCCAGAATGCGCTGAAACTCACCCCCGGAATCCCACAGTCGGGCTGGCCACGCTAA
- a CDS encoding group II truncated hemoglobin, whose amino-acid sequence MNSDQTPFEMLGGDAAVHQLVDRFYDLMERSPEAAHVRAMHATSLTQSRMKLYLFLSGWLGGPPLYVERYGHPRLRARHLPFAIGALERDEWLWCMQRALAEQSIPADVRHDLFEKLSSLADHMRNQPDPDAPAHTMPIFPA is encoded by the coding sequence ATGAATTCCGACCAAACTCCATTTGAGATGCTGGGTGGTGACGCCGCCGTTCACCAACTCGTAGACCGTTTCTACGACCTCATGGAACGCTCGCCGGAGGCCGCGCATGTGCGCGCCATGCACGCAACGTCACTCACGCAGTCGCGGATGAAACTCTATCTGTTTCTCAGTGGCTGGCTTGGAGGGCCGCCGCTCTACGTCGAACGCTACGGCCATCCACGACTGAGGGCGCGGCATCTGCCCTTTGCTATCGGCGCACTGGAGCGCGACGAATGGCTCTGGTGCATGCAACGGGCTCTCGCTGAACAGTCCATACCAGCAGACGTGCGTCACGATCTGTTCGAGAAGCTGAGTAGCCTCGCTGATCACATGCGCAATCAGCCAGATCCTGACGCGCCGGCGCATACGATGCCAATTTTCCCCGCCTGA
- a CDS encoding aminotransferase class V-fold PLP-dependent enzyme, producing the protein MTQPSPTRRAFLSSLGALSVAGALPVRAWAATGGANIGRTATEIRRGLAAADDFGFAPGLVYLQTGSLGPTPRPVIERTMEAWKELERNPTLVCYGKHEQEMEEVRAKAAAFIGCGTDELLLTNSTSEGMNWVAQGITFARGDRILTTDQEHPGGRACWDYVARRYGVIIDVVPIPPGENNPSAIVARFRQQMTPRTRVLSFSHLLTSTGLRMPVAELSALARSRKCLSVVDGAQAIGAVALDMTALGCDVYATSGHKWLLGPKGTGLLYIRADVGARIDPIALQSGHSAYNASTGVCSTPSALGLGAAIDYISSIGLTSIEAHNNTLYRRLYDGMKRVSKATVVSAAPGPLSTAQLTFSLPPEAPSGELATRLFDKHHIQVKVVPANMLNGNRISTHLFNTERDVDALLAALKLELA; encoded by the coding sequence ATGACACAGCCCTCACCCACGCGGCGCGCGTTTCTCTCCTCGCTCGGCGCGCTCTCGGTAGCCGGCGCGCTTCCTGTGCGTGCATGGGCCGCCACCGGAGGGGCAAATATCGGTCGTACGGCCACGGAGATACGGCGCGGCCTTGCCGCCGCCGATGATTTTGGCTTTGCCCCAGGGCTCGTCTATCTGCAAACGGGTTCGTTGGGGCCCACGCCGCGCCCCGTCATTGAGCGCACAATGGAAGCGTGGAAGGAACTCGAACGCAATCCCACGCTCGTCTGCTACGGGAAGCACGAACAAGAGATGGAGGAGGTGCGTGCCAAAGCGGCGGCGTTCATCGGGTGTGGCACCGACGAGCTCTTGCTCACCAACTCCACCTCAGAAGGAATGAACTGGGTGGCACAGGGCATCACCTTCGCGCGCGGTGACCGGATTCTGACCACCGACCAAGAGCATCCCGGTGGACGGGCCTGCTGGGACTACGTCGCGCGGCGATACGGCGTGATCATCGATGTCGTGCCTATTCCGCCGGGCGAGAATAATCCGTCGGCGATCGTCGCGCGCTTCCGCCAGCAGATGACGCCGCGTACGCGCGTGTTGAGTTTCTCGCATCTCCTCACCTCCACGGGGCTGCGGATGCCCGTGGCCGAACTGTCGGCGCTGGCGCGTTCACGTAAGTGCTTATCTGTCGTGGACGGCGCACAAGCAATCGGTGCTGTCGCTCTCGATATGACGGCGCTCGGCTGCGACGTCTACGCCACCAGTGGGCATAAGTGGCTCCTCGGACCCAAGGGAACCGGCCTGCTGTATATTCGCGCCGATGTTGGTGCGCGCATTGATCCCATTGCGCTACAAAGCGGTCATAGCGCGTACAATGCCTCTACCGGCGTGTGTAGCACACCGAGCGCACTGGGGCTTGGCGCCGCCATCGATTACATCTCGTCGATTGGACTCACGAGCATTGAGGCGCACAACAACACGTTGTACCGCCGCCTCTACGACGGTATGAAGCGTGTATCAAAGGCAACCGTCGTGAGTGCCGCACCTGGCCCGCTTTCAACCGCGCAGTTGACGTTCTCGCTCCCTCCCGAGGCGCCGAGCGGCGAGCTGGCGACGCGACTCTTCGACAAACATCACATCCAGGTGAAGGTCGTTCCAGCCAATATGCTGAATGGCAACCGCATCTCCACGCATCTCTTCAATACCGAGCGCGACGTGGATGCGCTGCTGGCTGCGCTCAAGCTGGAGTTGGCGTAG